A region of Desulfobacterales bacterium DNA encodes the following proteins:
- a CDS encoding sigma-54-dependent Fis family transcriptional regulator produces the protein MEIDRNQFFKDCTLKICSSLEVEIFLHKAFVFLKNYIPADALFLTYYDAKERKHILLAKATEESAKLIDMAISIPSQLQIFIKRPDPETVIVGRAETHPTAAPWISKGLLEKDSSLIIVRLILDDLLIGGFIMHAEKSNAFTKQQADLISTLREPFAIALLNCIQYQELLKLKERLAEDNQFLHKELRQNIGEDIIGSDFGLKDVMDMVRYVAPLSSPVLLFGETGTGKEVIANAIHHMSPRKLGAFIKVNCGAIPDNLIDSELFGHEKGAFTGALVKKRGRFERADGGTIFLDEIGELAPQAQVRLLRVLQEKEIERVGGNESIRINVRIIAATHRDLSAMINAQTFREDLYFRINVFPITIPPLRFRKSDIPSLIQYFVKKKASAMGRKKIPSFSKDAIEHLINYQWPGNVRELENVVERALIMNRGEQLWLDEAYFKISAKSKNYQEIIEECQSEIQNEKELVLDDAISNHIRYVLDLANGKVGGKNGAAQKMQINPSTLRKKMKKLGIRFGRIKP, from the coding sequence ATGGAAATAGATAGAAACCAATTTTTCAAAGATTGCACTTTAAAAATTTGTAGTAGTCTTGAGGTTGAAATTTTTCTTCATAAAGCCTTTGTTTTTCTCAAAAACTATATTCCTGCAGACGCACTATTTTTAACTTATTATGATGCTAAAGAAAGAAAACATATTTTGTTAGCTAAAGCCACAGAGGAATCCGCTAAGTTGATTGATATGGCTATTTCTATTCCTTCTCAATTACAAATTTTTATTAAACGTCCAGATCCCGAGACTGTAATTGTCGGTCGAGCAGAAACCCATCCTACTGCAGCACCTTGGATATCAAAAGGACTTTTAGAAAAAGATTCGTCACTTATCATTGTTAGACTGATTTTGGATGACTTACTAATTGGTGGTTTTATTATGCATGCTGAAAAAAGCAATGCCTTCACTAAGCAACAGGCTGACTTGATTTCCACATTAAGAGAACCTTTTGCCATAGCTTTGTTGAATTGTATTCAATATCAAGAATTACTGAAACTCAAAGAACGATTAGCTGAAGATAATCAATTTTTACACAAAGAATTACGCCAAAATATTGGTGAAGATATAATTGGAAGCGATTTTGGATTAAAAGATGTGATGGATATGGTTCGTTATGTTGCTCCTCTTTCAAGTCCTGTCCTATTATTTGGAGAAACAGGAACTGGTAAAGAAGTAATAGCAAATGCTATCCATCATATGTCACCAAGAAAGCTTGGAGCATTTATTAAAGTGAATTGTGGGGCTATTCCTGATAATTTGATAGATAGTGAACTATTTGGCCATGAAAAAGGCGCTTTTACAGGAGCGTTGGTAAAGAAACGCGGACGTTTTGAGAGAGCCGATGGAGGTACTATATTTTTAGATGAGATAGGAGAACTTGCTCCCCAAGCTCAAGTTAGACTATTAAGAGTTCTTCAAGAAAAAGAGATTGAGCGAGTTGGAGGGAATGAGTCAATCAGAATAAATGTAAGGATAATTGCAGCAACTCATCGAGACTTATCAGCAATGATCAATGCCCAAACTTTTCGGGAAGATCTATATTTTAGAATCAACGTATTTCCTATCACTATTCCACCGTTAAGATTTAGAAAATCTGATATCCCCTCTTTGATTCAATATTTTGTGAAGAAAAAAGCCAGTGCTATGGGACGAAAAAAGATTCCTTCTTTTTCTAAAGATGCGATAGAACATCTTATTAATTACCAATGGCCTGGAAATGTGAGGGAATTAGAAAACGTAGTTGAAAGAGCTTTAATTATGAATAGGGGGGAACAGCTTTGGCTTGATGAAGCTTATTTTAAGATAAGTGCAAAATCTAAAAATTATCAGGAAATAATTGAAGAATGCCAATCAGAGATTCAAAATGAGAAAGAGCTTGTACTAGATGATGCTATATCAAATCATATTCGTTATGTATTAGATTTAGCAAATGGCAAAGTTGGCGGTAAAAATGGGGCAGCACAAAAGATGCAAATTAACCCTTCAACACTGCGAAAAAAAATGAAAAAATTAGGCATACGTTTTGGACGGATTAAGCCGTAA